A region of the Coriobacteriia bacterium genome:
GCATCATGCTGAGAGCCAGCACCGTCTCGTAGTCCGGAGACGGCTCGAGTACGCCGCGCTCGGTAATGATTGCGGTGATGAGCTCACCCGGGGTGACGTCGAACGCGGGGTTGAACACCTGCACGTCCGGCGGCGTGATGCGGAACCAGGCGTCAAAGGCGTAGCCGCCGCCCTTGCGATCGATCACCATCTGATGACCCTTGGTCAGCTTCATGTCGTAGGCGCCATCTTGGGTGAGCAGGTCAAACGCGCGGTTCGCATCCGCACTATCGGGCTCGAACGCGCCGGAGACCGTGAAGCCCATCATCTCGCGTGGATCGCGCTCCTCGATGATGATGTCGCCGCCAGTCTCAATCGTCAGGTCGATGGTCGAGGTGGGTGCAACGACGTAGAACGGGATGCCGTGGTGCTTCGCGAGCACGGCCAGAGCATACGTCCCAATCTTGTTCGCGGTGTCGCCGTTGGCTGCGATGCGATCCGCACCGACGATCACGGCGTCAACCCAGCCCTTGCTCATGACGAAGCCCGCCATGCTGTCGGCGATCAACGCCGAGGGGATGCCAGCCATGCGCAGTTCCCAGGTGGTCAAGCGACCACCTTGGTTGACCGGGCGCGTTTCGTCGACCCAGACGTGCGCGATCTTGCCCTGCTCGTGCGCGGTGAACACGACACCGAGCGCGGTGCCGAAGTATGCGGTCGCAAGCGACCCTGCGTTGCAGTGGGTCAGGATCTTAGCTTCATCGGGAAGAAGTGCTGCGCCGTGAGCACCCATCTCCCGGTTGCGACGCTCGTCCTCGGCCTGCATGTTCAACGCTTCTTGGACCACGAGGTCCTTGAGGGCGTCGAGGTCCATGTCAGAGTTGTCGGCCGCCACTCGTATGATGCGCTCGGCACCCCAGTGGAGGTTGACCGCCGTCGGCCGAGTCTCCATCACCGCTTGGGCCACCCCAGACAGGCCGGCGATGTACTCTTCGTTGGTCTCAATCTCATTGGCCTCGTTCTCGGTCCACAGCGCCAACGCGAGCGCCGCCGCGACGCCGAGTGCTGGCGCCCCACGTACCGCGAGCGACCTGATTGCGGTGCAGACACCCTCGGCGACGCTGCACATCAGCACGTCGCCTTGGAGGGGCAGCCTCGTCTGATCGACGAGGAAAACGGCAGGATTGCCTGTCGACTCGTCGATTCCCCACCATATGGTGCGGGGGATGTTCTCTACACCCGGACGCGGTGTGTTCTCTTCTTCGCTGGCCATTGGGGCCTCCTCCGGTGATGGCTCTTCAACCGTCGTGGCGCCGCAAGAGCGCGCCGATGCCAGAGTATGGCGAGGTGGCGGCTACTTCGCAACGGCACTGACGCTGAGAGGGAGCCCCGCGTGACGCGGGACTCCCTCTCGGGATGATCATGAAAGCGGCTGGCGTTAGACCGTGCCCTCTTCCCAGCTGGAGAGGTACTTGGCTTGCTCGGCGGTGAGCACGTCGCACTTCACGCCCATGGTCTCGAGCTTGAGCTTGGCGATGCCGGCGTCGATGTCCTCGGGCACGTCGTAGACGCCGGGCTTGAGGCTCGCGGCGTTGATGACCATGTACTCGGCGGCGAGCGCCTGGTTGGCGAAGCTCATGTCCATGACGTTGGCCGGGTGGCCCTCGGCACACGACAGGTTGACCAGACGGCCCTCGGCGAGCAGATAGATGCGGCGGCCGTCGGCCAGTGTGAACTCCTCGACCATCGGGCGCGCCTCGCGCACGGAGGCCGCCAGTTCGCGCAGGCGCGGGATGTTGATCTCGGCGTTGAAGTGGCCCGAGTTGCAGATGATGGCGCCGTCCTTCATCGCCGCGAACGAGTCGTTGTCGATGACGTTCAGGTCGCCGGTGACCGTGACCCAGATGTCGCAGATCGCGGCGGCCTCGACGGCGGGCATGACCCGGTAGCCGTCCATGACGGCCTCGAGCGCCTTGAGCGGGTCGACCTCGAGCACGACGACGTTGGAGCCCATGCCCGAGGCGCGCATCGCGATGCCGCGGCCGCACCAGCCGTAGCCGGAGACGACGAGCGTGCGGCCGGCGAGCAGGCGGTTGGTGGCGCGGATGATGCCGTCCAGCGTGGACTGACCGGTGCCGTAGCGGTTGTCGAAGAGGTGCTTGGTCTTGGCCTCGTTGACGGCCATGATCGGGTACTTCAGCGCGCCGTCGGCGGCCATGGCGGCCAGACGGATGACGCCGGTGGTGGTCTCCTCGGTACCGCCGATGATGTACTCGAGCATCTCGGGACGCTCGGCATGGATGCGCCCGACGACGTCGGCGCCGTCGTCCATAGTCATCTGCGGCTTGTGGGCAATGGCCGAGTCGATGTGGCTGTAGTAGGTGGCGGTGTCCTCGCCCTTGATGGCGTACGTGCGGATGCCGTAGTGCTCGACCAGCGCCGCCGCCACGTCATCCTGAGTCGAGAGCGGGTTGCTCGCGGCCAGCACGATGTCGGCGCCGCCGGCCTTCAGCGTACGCATGAGGTTGGCGGTCTCGGTGGTCACGTGCAGGCACGCCGAGATACGCAGCCCGTCGAGCGGCTTGTCGGCTTCGAAGCGCTCGCGGATGGAAGCGAGCACGGGCATGTCGGCGTCGGCCCACTCGATGCGCGCCTTGCCGGCGTCGGCGAGGGACAGGTCTTTAACGTCGTAATCCACTGGGACTCCTTCTGATGTCTCTGGTCAAGTGCCGAGAACCGCAGATTCGGGTCACGGCAACCTGTGCAGTATAGCAAGCGCGAGGCGACGCAGCCGCTCTTGGGCGAGGCGGCCCGTCTCGAGCACCTCGTCGTGCGCAAGCCCGACTCCGGCGGCAGCGTTGGTGACGAGCGAGAGCCCCAAGACGCGCAGCCCCAAAGCCCGCGCCGCGATGACTTCGGGTACGGTCGACATGCCGACCATATCCAAGCCCATACCCCGCAGCATCTCAACTTCGGCGGGCGTCTCGAAGCTCGGGCCGCGAAGCCAGCCGTAGACGCCCTCTGCGACCAGATCCACGTCGGCCTCGGCAGCCGCCATCAGCGCAATGTCGCGCAGCTCGGGATCGTAGGCGTCACGCATCGGGACGAACGGGGTGCCGCCCGCCGGACCGGGCCAGCCCGTCAACGGGTTGTCGCAGGCCAGGTTGATGTGGTCGCTTATCAGCACGAGGTCGCCCGCGTACAGCTCGGGGTTCACTCCGCCCGATGCGTTGGTCACGATCAAGACGCGCGCGCCTAGTGCGCTTGCAAGCCGTGCCGGGAAAGCCGCCTGCCGCGCCGTGACGCCCTGATAGCAGTGCACGCGCCCTTGGAACGCGGCGACACGCTTGCCTCCCAGGTCGCCCAGAACGAGCCGCCCTGCGTGGCCGAGCAACGGACTCTCAGGGACAGGAACTCCGGGGATCTCGGCGTAGTCGATCGCGCGCGCGCCTTGCACTGCATCCGCAAGTCCAGAGAGGCCCGAACCGAGGACCATCGCAACGTCGACCGGAGGCTCGGCGGCCAGAATGGGCGGAAGCGACATGATGAAGTCGTCGGGCATATCTGAGGTCCTCCCCTGCTCGAAACAGTGGGCGCGCGGCGGCGTCCTGCTGGGCATTATCCCCGACGCACGGGCGCTGCAGCGCACGAGGCCCAGGCACAGGCCTGTGATAACCTGACGCAGGCGCGCTCACGAGCGCCCGCGACCTGCAGGAATCGTCTTCTAAGGGTGTCGAGAACATGGCCAGAGTCACCGTCGTCGGAACCGGCTACGTGGGACTTATCCAAGGGGTATGCCTCGCCGACGTCGGACACGACGTCGTCTGTGTCGACCTCGACGAGAGCAAGATCGAGAGGCTCTCGGCGGGCATCGCGACCATCTACGAGGACGGCCTGGAGCCGCTCATCAGAAGCGGCCTGGCCTCTGGCCGTCTGCGCTTCGCCTCGCCCAAGGACGGCTGGGCAGAGCTGCTCGGCGAGATTGTCTTCGTCGCCGTGGGCACGCCCATGGCCGAGAACGGCGGGGCCAACCTCTCCTACGTGCGTGCGGTAGCCGACACAATCGCCGCCGAGGCCACCGAGCCGCTTACGGTGGTCATGAAGTCGACCGTGCCTCCCGGCACTGGCTCGGCGCTGCGCGACCGACACCTGTCGCGTGCCGGCGTGCGCATCGACTACGTCTCAAACCCGGAATTCCTCCGAGAGGGACACGCCATCTTCGACTGGTACCACACCGACCGCGTGGTTATCGGGGGCGACAATCGAACCGCTCTAGACGCCGTCGCGGCGCTCTACGCTTCGCTGGGGACTGAGATCGTCGTCACCGACATCGCCAGCGCCGAGACGATCAAGTACGCGAGCAACGCGTTCCTCTCTACCAAGATCAGCTTCATCAACGAGATCGCCAACCTCTGCGATGCGGTGGGTGCCGACATCGACTCGGTCGCGACCGGCATCGGCCTGGACACGCGCATCGGCCCGGCGTTCCTCAAGGCCGGCATCGGCTACGGTGGGTCGTGCTTCCCCAAGGACACGCGCGCCCTGGACTTCATCTCGACAATCAACGGTTATCAGTTCGACCTGCTCAAGGCCGTCATCGACGTAAACAACCGCCAGCGCCTGCTGCCGCTCATCCAGATCGGCCGGTCGCTTCCCGAGATGTGGCGTCGCAAGATCGCCATCCTCGGCCTGTCGTTCAAGCCGATGACCGACGACGTTCGCGAGTCTCCCGCGCTCGACATCGTGCCGCTGCTGCTCGAAGACGGCGCGCAGGTCACGATGTACGACCCGGTCGCCGGGCCACTGGCCATCGACGGCGCCGTGCGCTGCGACAGCGTCTGGGATGCGCTCGAGGGGGCCTCGGCGGCCGTACTTGTGACCGAGTGGGCCGAGTTCATCGAGCTGGACTGGGCGCGCGTCGCATCGGTCATGGCCGAGCCGCGCATCATCTTCGATGGCCGCAACGCGCTGGACTCGGACGCGATCGAGGCCGCCGGACTGGAGTACATGGGCGTCGGCCGAGCGGGCTCGCACCGCGCGAGCTAGACCGCGCGAGCGCGGGCTGCAGCAGTGCGGATCGCGTGGCGGTGCTATCCGCGCGGCTTCGCGATCGACAGCAGCTCGTCGACGATGATGTCGCGGTTCTCCACTCGCCAGCCCTGACCCGGCCGCTTGCGCGCGAGCTCGATGTCTTCGGGCTTCTCGGCGCGCTTGAGCAGTCCTCGGGCGATTAGGTCGTCGTCTACCGCACCCTGCTCTCCCGCGAAGATCGTGTACGCCGGCGTGCCCAGCACCGCCGCCTCGCGGTTCATCGTGCCGCCCGCCGAGACGATCAGGTCTGCGCTCTTGATCAGCGACACTGCGTCGAGCACGTGCTCCGGGATCTTAGCGTTCTCGGGCAGTTTTGGGGCGAGTTCGGCGGCCTGGTCGGGCGTGCGCGGCAACACGATGCACACCACGCGCGGATCTTCGCCGATGTGGGTGAGTACTGAGTCGAAAAGAGCGTTCTCGAACTGGTGGTACGCCGACATGGTCGCCGGCGGGCGAAGGACAACAAGTACGTTGTCGTCGTCTGCCCCGAGCGACGCACGCAGGTCGGTTGCGGGCGAGTCGGGCTGCAGGTAGACGTGCTCCTTGAGCCCCGGGAAGTGCCCCACACGCTCGGCCTTAGTACCGTGAGCAACGATTGCCGACGTCGGAATCGCTTCCGGTACGAGAATCCGAGTCGCAAGACGCGCGTTTATCGCATAGGAGAGGTTGGCGTGCTCGTAGTCGTGCACGATGAGGTGCGGCAGACCGAGCGCCCACGCCGCGACCGAGAGATCGTTCGAGTTGTGGCTGAACGCCACGTCGAAATGCTTGCCCATGCCATAGGCGATCAACTGCGAGCTGCGGCTGAGCAGACCAAGCGCCTTGGCTGCCGTCGCGCCACCCCGGTGGCGTCCGATAAGCGTGTGCTCGATGTGCTTCTGCTCAAGGAGCGGCATCGTCTGCGCGTAGTCGCGAGCCGTCACGAGCACCTCATGCCCGCCCGCCTCAAGGTCGGCGATGATCGGCTCGAAGAACAACACGTGGGGTGAGTTGGTGATGTCGATCCAGACCTTCATCGGGTAGAGCCACACTCCTCGTAGACGCGAAAGACTCTCTCGGCTTGCATCGCTTCACTGTACGGCAGCGCGCTCGCTCGTGCGTTGGCGGCCAGGCGGGCACGCTCGGCCGGATCGGCCAGTAGCCGCTGCACGGTGTCCGCGAGTGCCGCTGGGTCCTCCGGGGCGAACAGCGCACCGTTCTTCCCGTCATGGACGATTTCGGGCAAGCCGCCGGCGGTGCTGCACGCCACAGGCACGCCGCACGCCAGCGATTCGAGGCAGACGAGCAGCCCGACACCCTCCCGCCGGGATGGCAGCACGAACAGATCCGCCGAGCGAAAAACGTCGACAAGCGCCTCGTGCGAGACGACGGTCTTCAACGCGACGGCGGCACCTAGCGGGGCAACGACTTCGCGGACCTCGGCCATCTCCGGGCCGTGGCCCAGCAACGTTGCTCGGAAGTCGACGCCGCGCTCGCGCAGCAGCACGAGCGCACGGGCCAGATCGGTCACGCCCTTCTGTTCGACGAAGTTGCCGACGAACAACAGATGCGGCACGCCGTCGGGGATTCCTGCGGCGGCCTTGAGCGCGGCAGTGTCTCCCGGCGTGAACAGTTCGGTGTTGACGCCCATGTTGGCGATGACGAACTCGCGGCCGGGAGTCGACTCAACGCCGAAGTTCTCGGTGAGGCGCTCGGCCAGGTAGTTCGAGACGACGATCACGCGACAGGCGCGGTGCAACGCGCGAGTGATGTAGCGCTTCCAGGGCCGCATCTGCCCCGAGAAGATGTCGGTGCCGTGCGCTGTGATGACCAACGGCTTGCGTCGCACGCCAGCGGGAATCAGCGCGAACGCGGCCACAGGCAACAAGTAGTGCGCGTGGACGACGTCGTAGCCTCCCGCCGCTGTAGCGGCGAGCGTCTTGATCAACAGTTCGGCGTACTTGAGCAGGTTGCTGAGCGTTCCGCCCCCACGCCGGCCGGTGTGCACGAGCTTGACCTGCACGCCGTGGCGCATCTCAAGCTCGCGCTTCTGCCGCATCACGAACGAGCCGTAACCCGGTTCGGCAGCTGAGGGATACATGTTCGAGAGCATGAGGACTCTCACGACACTGCCCTCTTGGAGGCGCGCGCCGCGAACAGTCGGGCGTAGAGGCGTGGGCTGAGCATCATCGCAAACAAGCCGGCTGCGTACTTGCGCTTGTCGAGATACGCATCGCCCACGCGCAGGTACTCGGCACGCGCGCCAGCGTACTCGCCCGCGACCACGCGCGTCTCGAGTTCTACGCGCCGGATGCGGATGCGAAGAGCCTCAAGCTTGCGAGCGCATAGGGCGCGTTGCGCCTCGGTGAGCTCGGGCATCGCGGCGAGCGACTCGAAGATGCGGATCTGCGCCTGGGCGTGCGGGATGCGGTTCTTCGACTTGCTGCCCGCGCTCTCAACGTACACCCCGAGTCGCTGCGGGATGAAGCGATGGCGGGCGCCCAGCGCCAACGCCCGCAACCAGAAGTCGTAGTCCTCGGCGTAGCGCAGGTCGCTCCGAAAGCCGCCGAGGCGCTCGAAGAGCTCCCGGCGAAAGGCGGACATGATGAAAACGTGGTTGATGATGATGATGTCGTCCAGAACCAACGACGTCTCACCTGCGTACACCGGCCCCGACAGAAACGGCTCTGTGCGACCTTGCGTCATGAGGCGATCGCCGTTGCACGAGTAGATGTCGTAGTCGGGACAGCGGTCGATGAACGCCGACATCGTGGCCACGTACTCCGGCTTGAGCATGTCGTCGGAGTCCAGCAGCACGCAGAACTCGCCGCTGGCCGCCTCCACGCCGCGATTGCGAGCGACCGAGCAGCCACCGTTTGGGCCGGTGACGACGCGAACGCGCGGATCCGTCTTCGCAAGCGCGTTGGCGACGTCGAGCGTATCGTCCGACGAACCGTCATCGGAGATGACGACCTCGAAGTCGGGATACGTCTGCTCAAGCGCCGAGCGAACTGTCCGCTCGAGAACTTCACTCGCGTTGTATGCGGGGATGATCACCGAGAAGCGCATGTGCGGACCGTGACACCTCTCCTTGGCCGAGGCGCGTCGGCGCAACGACCCTCCGGCAACCAGTCAGTTCCTAGGGGTGCTCTTCGCGGTGCCGTCATCGAACACCCAGCGCATAGCCGCACTGGACGTGAACCAACCGGGTGCCCCTCCCGAGACCGCAGCCCAATCCATCCAGCGGTAGACCGCGCTGCCGCGCCACCAGTCGCTGAAGAAGCAGCGCACGCGGCAGACGAGCCGATTCGCCCACGAGGAACCGCCGACGCCCTCCGACTCCGGATCGCACTGGCGCCGGCGCACCTCGCAGTCCCACAGACCGGAACCAAGCCCGGCCACGATGCCGGCCAGCAGCCAGAAGAAGAGACCCGACTGGGGATGCTGGAACGTGTTGCTCGTGAACGTATTGAGTACCAGTCCGATCAGAACCGAGGCGAGCGCCAGCGCGGTGTACTTCACCTTGGGGTCGACGTCCTTGCGCGTCGCGATGAACAACCCGCGCAGCGCGTACGAGGCGGTGATCACAAAGAACAACAGGCCGCCCACGATGCCGATCTCCGCCGCTAGCTCGAAGTACGAGTTGTGAGCGCCGAAGCCCAGATAGCCCTGGTAGAGCTCCGGGTGCGTCAGCACGACCGCGCGGTACGCATCCAAGAAGTCGCCGGCCCCATAGCCGAAGAGCGGCCGAGAAGCCATCGCTTGTCCCGCAATCTTCCAGATGCCGAGACGAAACTCGGCAGACCCGGAGTTGGCCGTGGACTGCGAGAGACGCGCTGTGACGCCAGGGACCAGCAGGATGCCCGCAGCCCCCAGCGCAGCGACCGCCCCGAGCCAACGTACGTCGACGACGACGACGAAGATGACTACCGCGAGCGCAAGCCCGATCCAGCTACCACGCGTGTAAGTGAGCAGCATCGCGACGACCACGAGTAGTCCGGTTGCCGCCGCAAGCCAACGCGCCCAGCTCTTCTCGGTGAAGACGAGGGCGCCTGTAACGCCGGTAGCGAGCAGTAGATACTCGGCGTAGAAGTTCGAGTTGTAGAAGGTGCCCACCACACGCGTCGAGATCTCGGGCGAGATCCCGTTCATACCTGGAGTCAACTGCGGATCGAGATACTGCGCGAACGCCAACACGGCCGTGGCCGCGGCAGTCAATGCAATCGTCCAGAGCAACACGCGGCGGATCGCCGCGTCCTGTGTCACGACCGAGACCACGATCGCGAGCAGGAAGTACGACGCGTAGCGCACAATCGTGAGCAGCGAGGCGAGCGACCCGCCGTCGGCCGCGACGCTGACGAGCCCCCAGCAGATGAAGGCCAGCGCCGCAGGTCCCATGAGGTACTTGGGCACCGTATCGAGCCCCCTACGCCTCACATAAGGCAAGCACATCAAGATAGCCACAGGCACGCCAAGCACGACCGCATCCACGGAGACCGAGCCGATCACCTTCGGCTGACCGCCGACGGCTGTCACGGCAAGCACGAGGCCGAGAAGTCCGATCGCCGCGAGACTGCGGGCATGATCGTCGGAGAGGCGCAGGCGCACTGGCTACTTCCCGCCAATGGTGAGCGTCGCAATGTTGGCTGTGTCGCACTCAAAGGTCGACGTCATGACCGGCATCGGCTGCTGCGCGTGAAGCAGCAGGTCACCAACTGCGACGCCACTCCCGGTGGGTGTGCCCTTGGTGGTCACGTCGATGTAGATGTCCGTATACACGGTGCTGCTGTAGGGCACGATCTTCCGGGACTGCTGATCCCAGGCTTCGCCGGGCGTCGGAACCCCGCGCACTGCAGTCACCGTTCCGATCGGCTTACCTGTGTTCTTGTATATGACGTCGCCCACCTTGATCAGGCTGGGGCCAACGCCACGGACTGCCGGACACATCACCGTGTAGGTGACGTTCGTGCCCTCGGCGGCCCCGCTGGTCGCCTTGCTGCGTGCGAGCAGGCGGTACACGGCAAAGCCCCCCACGAGAACGGCGACGATCACCAGAAGGTCGATGAGGTTGATCACACCGAACAGCCGGTACTTCCGGTCAAAGATCTGCACGTAGCCTCCAAGGCCGCTGAGATTGGCGAGAGCGCCCGTATGGGCGGTTTTCCATCCTGACAATACTAGGGGGCAACCCGGTTGACCTCAAGCAACACCATGGTATCGAATGCCCCGCGCACTGCTCGGCGCTCTAAGAGGAACGTCCCTTGCCCAGCGCGGCCTTCGCGGCCTGACCCAGTAGCACGACATCTTCACGCTGCAGGATGAACAGCTTCCACGAAGAGATGTCGTTGAACTGCCGGTAGAGGTAGACGGTCGCAAACGAGTTGGCCGTGTACGCCACAGTCGTGGAGATTGCGCCACCAATCATGCCGTAGCGAGGAATCAGGATGATGTTGAGCGCCACGTTGATGACGAGCACGATGCCCGCCATGTAGCTGTTGAGCTCCGGGCGACCCCTCGCCGAGAAGTCGTAGGCGATGATGCGGGTCGCGCTCCACATGACGATACCGGGCAGCAGAACCCACAGCACCACTGCCGCAGGCGCAAACTCGGGGCGGTGCCATACGAGGAAGATGAACGGCTTGACGAGGATAGCCGCAACGACTGAGGCCAGTGCCGTCCCCCACACCACGAGCCGCGTGATGAGCGGAGTGAGCTGCTGCCGGGTCTCCTCGTGCCCGCGAAGCTCGGCGAGCCGAGGCAGCAGCACCGTGCTTACCACCTTCGAGATGATCCACATCGCCTCGGCCATCTGGATCGCGGCGTAGTAGATTCCGCCGTCGGTCTGGCCGAGGAACATCTGCACGAAGAAGAAGTCGACGCGCAGGTTCACGAAGGAGATGACCGTGCTCAGGTGCTGCTTCCACCCGTAGCTGACCGCCTTGCGGCCGTACACCCACCAACTCTCGTGAGTAGTGGCTTCAGGCGCGCGCGCCAGGTACGGCTGCAGCACCCAAAGCGTGATGAGCAGCGAGAGTATCTGCCCGATGAGGAACGCGATGACCGCCGCGATCACGCCCATGTGGAAGCCGAGAATGAGCACCGCAGACACCACAAACGTGGTGAGCTGCACGATCACGGTCAGCGCGTTGAAGCGCTTGAAGTCCTGATGACCCTGCAGGATCGACTGGCAGTAGAACTGCAGCAGGTTAGGCGGGAACGAGGCCAAGCCTATGAAGAGCAGCGTCGTCGGGATGCCCGGGAACCACTTCGCGCCCCAAACGAGAATGATGACGGTCGAGCCGGCCAGGCCCAGCACCGTGATCACGGACCAGATGCGAATGTTGGCTCGCATCACCTCGCGAGCGCTCACGTCGCCACTGGCGATGTGGAAGACGTTTGCGTAGCTGATTCCGAACTCCAAGAGCGTCACCAGCATCGTGGAGAGGAACAGCGCTGCTCCGTACGTTCCGAGCGCCTTTGCCCCAAGCGTACGGCCGAGCATACCCGAGAGCGCCAAACCAATGACGGAGGCGCCAATCTGCGCCGCAAAAGTCAGCATGGCGTTGCCGCCCAGGCGCTTGAGTCCGAGCCCTCGCGAGGCCGACTGGGCGCTCATCGGCGACCTGCCTGCACCGCGCGCACGTGAAGGAAGCGCCAGCAAGCGTCGAGGCCGTTCCTCTGCCCGGGCGTATCGGCGGAGAGATTCCTTGGGCTAACGAGCGT
Encoded here:
- a CDS encoding glycosyltransferase, with translation MRVLMLSNMYPSAAEPGYGSFVMRQKRELEMRHGVQVKLVHTGRRGGGTLSNLLKYAELLIKTLAATAAGGYDVVHAHYLLPVAAFALIPAGVRRKPLVITAHGTDIFSGQMRPWKRYITRALHRACRVIVVSNYLAERLTENFGVESTPGREFVIANMGVNTELFTPGDTAALKAAAGIPDGVPHLLFVGNFVEQKGVTDLARALVLLRERGVDFRATLLGHGPEMAEVREVVAPLGAAVALKTVVSHEALVDVFRSADLFVLPSRREGVGLLVCLESLACGVPVACSTAGGLPEIVHDGKNGALFAPEDPAALADTVQRLLADPAERARLAANARASALPYSEAMQAERVFRVYEECGSTR
- a CDS encoding DUF354 domain-containing protein, with the protein product MKVWIDITNSPHVLFFEPIIADLEAGGHEVLVTARDYAQTMPLLEQKHIEHTLIGRHRGGATAAKALGLLSRSSQLIAYGMGKHFDVAFSHNSNDLSVAAWALGLPHLIVHDYEHANLSYAINARLATRILVPEAIPTSAIVAHGTKAERVGHFPGLKEHVYLQPDSPATDLRASLGADDDNVLVVLRPPATMSAYHQFENALFDSVLTHIGEDPRVVCIVLPRTPDQAAELAPKLPENAKIPEHVLDAVSLIKSADLIVSAGGTMNREAAVLGTPAYTIFAGEQGAVDDDLIARGLLKRAEKPEDIELARKRPGQGWRVENRDIIVDELLSIAKPRG
- a CDS encoding purine-nucleoside phosphorylase; its protein translation is MPDDFIMSLPPILAAEPPVDVAMVLGSGLSGLADAVQGARAIDYAEIPGVPVPESPLLGHAGRLVLGDLGGKRVAAFQGRVHCYQGVTARQAAFPARLASALGARVLIVTNASGGVNPELYAGDLVLISDHINLACDNPLTGWPGPAGGTPFVPMRDAYDPELRDIALMAAAEADVDLVAEGVYGWLRGPSFETPAEVEMLRGMGLDMVGMSTVPEVIAARALGLRVLGLSLVTNAAAGVGLAHDEVLETGRLAQERLRRLALAILHRLP
- a CDS encoding O-antigen ligase family protein, with the protein product MRLRLSDDHARSLAAIGLLGLVLAVTAVGGQPKVIGSVSVDAVVLGVPVAILMCLPYVRRRGLDTVPKYLMGPAALAFICWGLVSVAADGGSLASLLTIVRYASYFLLAIVVSVVTQDAAIRRVLLWTIALTAAATAVLAFAQYLDPQLTPGMNGISPEISTRVVGTFYNSNFYAEYLLLATGVTGALVFTEKSWARWLAAATGLLVVVAMLLTYTRGSWIGLALAVVIFVVVVDVRWLGAVAALGAAGILLVPGVTARLSQSTANSGSAEFRLGIWKIAGQAMASRPLFGYGAGDFLDAYRAVVLTHPELYQGYLGFGAHNSYFELAAEIGIVGGLLFFVITASYALRGLFIATRKDVDPKVKYTALALASVLIGLVLNTFTSNTFQHPQSGLFFWLLAGIVAGLGSGLWDCEVRRRQCDPESEGVGGSSWANRLVCRVRCFFSDWWRGSAVYRWMDWAAVSGGAPGWFTSSAAMRWVFDDGTAKSTPRN
- the mtnA gene encoding S-methyl-5-thioribose-1-phosphate isomerase — translated: MASEEENTPRPGVENIPRTIWWGIDESTGNPAVFLVDQTRLPLQGDVLMCSVAEGVCTAIRSLAVRGAPALGVAAALALALWTENEANEIETNEEYIAGLSGVAQAVMETRPTAVNLHWGAERIIRVAADNSDMDLDALKDLVVQEALNMQAEDERRNREMGAHGAALLPDEAKILTHCNAGSLATAYFGTALGVVFTAHEQGKIAHVWVDETRPVNQGGRLTTWELRMAGIPSALIADSMAGFVMSKGWVDAVIVGADRIAANGDTANKIGTYALAVLAKHHGIPFYVVAPTSTIDLTIETGGDIIIEERDPREMMGFTVSGAFEPDSADANRAFDLLTQDGAYDMKLTKGHQMVIDRKGGGYAFDAWFRITPPDVQVFNPAFDVTPGELITAIITERGVLEPSPDYETVLALSMM
- the ahcY gene encoding adenosylhomocysteinase, translated to MDYDVKDLSLADAGKARIEWADADMPVLASIRERFEADKPLDGLRISACLHVTTETANLMRTLKAGGADIVLAASNPLSTQDDVAAALVEHYGIRTYAIKGEDTATYYSHIDSAIAHKPQMTMDDGADVVGRIHAERPEMLEYIIGGTEETTTGVIRLAAMAADGALKYPIMAVNEAKTKHLFDNRYGTGQSTLDGIIRATNRLLAGRTLVVSGYGWCGRGIAMRASGMGSNVVVLEVDPLKALEAVMDGYRVMPAVEAAAICDIWVTVTGDLNVIDNDSFAAMKDGAIICNSGHFNAEINIPRLRELAASVREARPMVEEFTLADGRRIYLLAEGRLVNLSCAEGHPANVMDMSFANQALAAEYMVINAASLKPGVYDVPEDIDAGIAKLKLETMGVKCDVLTAEQAKYLSSWEEGTV
- a CDS encoding flippase, translating into MSAQSASRGLGLKRLGGNAMLTFAAQIGASVIGLALSGMLGRTLGAKALGTYGAALFLSTMLVTLLEFGISYANVFHIASGDVSAREVMRANIRIWSVITVLGLAGSTVIILVWGAKWFPGIPTTLLFIGLASFPPNLLQFYCQSILQGHQDFKRFNALTVIVQLTTFVVSAVLILGFHMGVIAAVIAFLIGQILSLLITLWVLQPYLARAPEATTHESWWVYGRKAVSYGWKQHLSTVISFVNLRVDFFFVQMFLGQTDGGIYYAAIQMAEAMWIISKVVSTVLLPRLAELRGHEETRQQLTPLITRLVVWGTALASVVAAILVKPFIFLVWHRPEFAPAAVVLWVLLPGIVMWSATRIIAYDFSARGRPELNSYMAGIVLVINVALNIILIPRYGMIGGAISTTVAYTANSFATVYLYRQFNDISSWKLFILQREDVVLLGQAAKAALGKGRSS
- a CDS encoding UDP-glucose/GDP-mannose dehydrogenase family protein translates to MARVTVVGTGYVGLIQGVCLADVGHDVVCVDLDESKIERLSAGIATIYEDGLEPLIRSGLASGRLRFASPKDGWAELLGEIVFVAVGTPMAENGGANLSYVRAVADTIAAEATEPLTVVMKSTVPPGTGSALRDRHLSRAGVRIDYVSNPEFLREGHAIFDWYHTDRVVIGGDNRTALDAVAALYASLGTEIVVTDIASAETIKYASNAFLSTKISFINEIANLCDAVGADIDSVATGIGLDTRIGPAFLKAGIGYGGSCFPKDTRALDFISTINGYQFDLLKAVIDVNNRQRLLPLIQIGRSLPEMWRRKIAILGLSFKPMTDDVRESPALDIVPLLLEDGAQVTMYDPVAGPLAIDGAVRCDSVWDALEGASAAVLVTEWAEFIELDWARVASVMAEPRIIFDGRNALDSDAIEAAGLEYMGVGRAGSHRAS
- a CDS encoding DUF4330 domain-containing protein, coding for MQIFDRKYRLFGVINLIDLLVIVAVLVGGFAVYRLLARSKATSGAAEGTNVTYTVMCPAVRGVGPSLIKVGDVIYKNTGKPIGTVTAVRGVPTPGEAWDQQSRKIVPYSSTVYTDIYIDVTTKGTPTGSGVAVGDLLLHAQQPMPVMTSTFECDTANIATLTIGGK
- a CDS encoding glycosyltransferase, translated to MRFSVIIPAYNASEVLERTVRSALEQTYPDFEVVISDDGSSDDTLDVANALAKTDPRVRVVTGPNGGCSVARNRGVEAASGEFCVLLDSDDMLKPEYVATMSAFIDRCPDYDIYSCNGDRLMTQGRTEPFLSGPVYAGETSLVLDDIIIINHVFIMSAFRRELFERLGGFRSDLRYAEDYDFWLRALALGARHRFIPQRLGVYVESAGSKSKNRIPHAQAQIRIFESLAAMPELTEAQRALCARKLEALRIRIRRVELETRVVAGEYAGARAEYLRVGDAYLDKRKYAAGLFAMMLSPRLYARLFAARASKRAVS